From Syngnathus scovelli strain Florida chromosome 14, RoL_Ssco_1.2, whole genome shotgun sequence, one genomic window encodes:
- the LOC125981406 gene encoding 14-3-3 protein beta/alpha-1 has product MDKVDLIQKAKLAEQAERYDDMAECMKVVTEKGEDLTNEERNLLSVAYKNVVGARRSSWRVLSSIEAKSDTSEKKLQLVKEYREKVEKELQEICSSVLSLLDNYLIKNSKQESKVFYLKMKGDYYRYLAEVASGDDKKKIIENSQQAYQEAFDISKTDMDPTHPIRLGLALNFSVFYYEILNSPEKACELAKKAFDEAIAELDQLNEESYKDSTLIMQLLRDNLTLWTSDTAGEENDAGERGDSGETEN; this is encoded by the exons atggatAAAGTGGATCTTATCCAGAAGGCCAAGCTGGCAGAGCAGGCCGAGCGTTACGACGACATGGCCGAGTGCATGAAGGTGGTCACTGAGAAGGGCGAGGACCTGACGAACGAGGAGAGGAACCTGCTGTCCGTCGCCTACAAGAACGTGGTGGGGGCCCGGCGGTCCTCATGGAGGGTCCTCTCCAGCATCGAAGCCAAGTCTGATACTAGCGAGAAGAAGCTGCAGCTGGTTAAGGAATATCGGGAGAAAGTGGAGAAGGAGCTGCAAGAGATCTGCTCGAGCGTTTTG TCACTGCTGGATAACTATTTAATTAAGAACTCCAAACAAGAGAGCAAAGTTTTTTACCTGAAGATGAAGGGGGACTACTATAGATACCTCGCTGAAGTTGCCTCCGGAGATGACAAGAAAA AGATAATCGAAAACTCGCAGCAGGCGTACCAGGAAGCGTTTGACATCAGTAAGACGGACATGGACCCCACACATCCCATCCGCTTGGGTCTGGCTCTTAACTTCTCCGTCTTCTACTATGAGATCCTCAACTCTCCAGAAAAAGCTTGTGAACTCGCTAAAAAG gCGTTCGACGAGGCCATCGCCGAGCTTGACCAACTAAACGAGGAGTCCTACAAAGACAGCACCCTCATCATGCAGCTCCTCAGAGACAATCTGACA CTATGGACATCGGATACCGCTGGGGAGGAGAACGACGCCGGAGAAAGAGGTGACTCCGGCGAAACTGAGAACTAG